The nucleotide sequence TGTTTTGATGTTCTGTTGGTGAAAATATGGTTGCAGTTTCTAATCCTTTGGCAAAAGGCAGCCCTAAGGTCTTTGGTTTATTAAAATCATAAATCGAATCCACCGTAAAAGGAACTACAGATTCTTGGGCCTGTAGTCCATAACTCATACACTGTAAGAATAGAAATAGGATAAGGGATTTGGATGGATTCATAAAATTTGAAAAATTGGCAACTTAGATAGATTGCCTGTCATTACGTAAGAATTAAACTGATAACCTGTGAGGATTTTCAGAAGTAAGAGAGAACCAGCTATCTCTACTGGCCATTGTGACTTCACGTTCTTCTCGTTGCCTAATCCGTTACATTTTCGTTTAGAGATTTCATAGGTACGACAATGGTCTTTGCCCATAAATCTCCAACTCTTTGATTCATCTCGGTATTCTTGATGGTAACAATTCCCACTAAACCAAAAAAGAACATATCTATAGGGTCTAGTAGATGTCTTTTAAATGATTCTATAAAGGTCAGGTTACGTTGACACCGCTTAGTGGAATTGCCTTTAACCCAACTAATGAATTTCCAATGGTGCCGCCTAAACCGCTTTCCAATCCAACAGTCATCGCCAGCCAGAAAAGTATAGGAATGAATGCTTGCGCGCCATCTAAGGAATAGCCGCCTTCATCATTAGGTGCTCCAATGGCAAAAATCAAAACAAATGTGACTGTGTAAATGATGAGGTAATCTATAAATCCAGCTAAAAATCGATTTCCAATATTGGGTTGTGTTTTCATAAGTTGCATAAAGTTCTTCAAATTTGTGGGAATGGTTTTTTGAATGAAAGACCGTTTGTTTAAATGTCTTAGTTTGCAAATCTTTAAAGTAAAACTATTCGAGGATTTTCAGAAGTAGGCGAGAACGGCGCCATTACTTATAGCCATTGTTACCACACGTTTTTTATACATTTAGTTTTCTTCCATTATTAATTGATTCTATTTCGGGTTCATAAACCGTATCATCATCTGCTTCGACATCAAATATTAGGTCAACATCTATGTATCTTATTTCATCAACTAAAACAGGTTTTGTTTCGAGGAAAACCCATTCTTTAGTGTCTTCGTCTTTATACATATATTCCTCATCATCAATGATTATTTCGACTTTATAGTTTACCCAAACTCTTAATTCAACAGAAATATAGTCTTCTGATACGTTCGTGATATTATAATCTTCGATATCGGTATCAACTTCAATAATTGATATATCGTGAACTTCGTAGTGATTTGAATAATCCCAATATTTTGAATCATCATCAAGTTCATTTTCAACCCAGTCAGCTATTTCTTTCTTGATTCTGTCAGGATTGTTTTTAATAATATCCTCAATTTGGTCGAGTCGTTTTTTGTGAGATGCTCCTTCAATTTCTTTTATTTTATCACTCAAATACAAGTCAAAATCATCAATAATTTCCAAGTTGTCGCTTTTATAGTTTAGCATATCCTTGTCTTTAGAAAAAGCTAAAACTTTAACGTCATTTTCCTTTGCCCATAATTCAATTGATTTTAATGCAAAAGCATCTGGGAACTCACTCTTTTTACCTCCAGAACCAAAAGGAAATTTTTTCTCAAAATAACTTCTAAATATATCTTTAATGTTTATAGTTGGATAATCAATTATTTCAAATTTGGAATCAATAAATTTATCTTTTAAAATATCTCTCAATTCTTTTTGCACCGCTTCACTGTCAAAAGGCTCGAATTTTTCTTTGAGTGATGGTACATTTCGTAGGATTCTTGTGTCGTTTCTATATTTGTTGAATTTTTGGCTTGACTCTTCAACATTTTTTGAAATCCTATTTAGAGTTTCGTCAAAAGTTAATTCAGGAAGTACGACCTTAAGATGACCTCTTTCGGCTAATTTAAATACTTCTTTAATCCTTTTGCCTTCTAAAAAGTTATTGGATTCGAAGATTGAAGTATCTAAAAATATTATATCCATAGTTTGATTCAAATGTGTGGTAACGGTCTCGGCTTTGAGTAGTTGCGTGGGTTAGCACTAACTTTTGCAAGTACACACCAAGCTGAAAATCCGTGAGGATTTTCAAAAGAAGGCGAGAACAAGCAATTACTTATAGCCATTGTTGTGCCTCGTTATTTTTTGATTTCTCTTAATAATTTCGGAATTTCATCATAAGTTGTATACCATATAATTGAAACACCAAGTTCTCTCATAATCTCTTCGT is from Nonlabens sp. YIK11 and encodes:
- a CDS encoding RDD family protein, with protein sequence MKTQPNIGNRFLAGFIDYLIIYTVTFVLIFAIGAPNDEGGYSLDGAQAFIPILFWLAMTVGLESGLGGTIGNSLVGLKAIPLSGVNVT
- a CDS encoding PIN domain-containing protein, with amino-acid sequence MDIIFLDTSIFESNNFLEGKRIKEVFKLAERGHLKVVLPELTFDETLNRISKNVEESSQKFNKYRNDTRILRNVPSLKEKFEPFDSEAVQKELRDILKDKFIDSKFEIIDYPTINIKDIFRSYFEKKFPFGSGGKKSEFPDAFALKSIELWAKENDVKVLAFSKDKDMLNYKSDNLEIIDDFDLYLSDKIKEIEGASHKKRLDQIEDIIKNNPDRIKKEIADWVENELDDDSKYWDYSNHYEVHDISIIEVDTDIEDYNITNVSEDYISVELRVWVNYKVEIIIDDEEYMYKDEDTKEWVFLETKPVLVDEIRYIDVDLIFDVEADDDTVYEPEIESINNGRKLNV